Genomic DNA from Ruminococcus sp. OA3:
ACTACTATTCTAAATTTATCATACATTATTTTTCTATAAAGATTTTACTTCCAGAAAAATGGTGGATATGCATCCAGGTCTCCTCGCAAATGCCTGGCCAACAACATACTCTGGACAAATGGAACCATTCCCCATTCTACCTTTTCCTTGAGATAAGGGTGCGTTATCATCTCCTTTTTCTTATTCTGCCACTCTGAAAGGAACATTTTTCTGGCTTTATCATTCATGATAACTGCACCATCTTCTTTTCTGGTAAAATCTTTTCCACTTAGCATCTTACGATTAATTAAGGTTAAGACAAAACGATCTGCAAAAACAGCACGAAGTTCCTCAACCAGATCCAGCGCTAATGAAACTCTCCCAGGTCTGTCTGTATGCATAAACCCCACATACGGATCCAATCCAACACTTTCCAACGCCGAAGCCACCATATTGGTCAGCAGCGTATACGCAAAAGACAGCATCGCATTAACATTATCCATGGGTGGTCTTTTATTCCTTCCATTGAAAATAAATTCCTTCTTCTGCTGCAGGATTAATTCATCAAAGACTCCAAAATAAACGCTGGCGGCCTCCCCCTCATAACCGCGTAACTGATCGATTGTTTGAGAAGCCATTATATATTCAAGTGATTGTTTCAAAATGACAGATGCATTTTTCATTTTGTCCAGATCAATCTGAAGTCCATGATCTCTGATGGCACGTTCCAACACCCACCGCGAATTATAGATTTTTCCTAAAATACAATTTTGAGCAATTTTCAGACTGATGGTCTTATCTCTCGATACCTCATACTGTCTTTTTCTAAGTAACACATTTCCTTTCACACTACCTGTGACGCGTGCCAAAAATCTGCCCTGTGGTGACAAAAAACAGAGTGCTATGTTTCTGTCGGCACATTCTCCCATTAAAGCGGGGCTTACTCCTCGGTAACCGAAGGATACCACTGCCTCCAAATTATGTAATGGTACCCTCCCCATTTCTATATCCTTGTCCAACACAACAATATTCTCTCCATCTAAAGATAGATAACAGTCCGGAGAAGTCACATACAATGTATTCAGTAACTTTTTCATTTTTCATCCTCCGTAATTATGTTATGGATATATGTATTAACCGAAGCAGATTTTCCAAGTTTGGGTATGCAGATGTCCTTCAAAGAACATGCATTGCAGCTTTTCGACCATTTTACCCGCGGAGTATATCCCTTTTGATAGAGCTGATGCATTTCTTCAAAACTATTTTTTACCTGTAACCTCAGTTCATCCGTAAACTCGATTTTTTCCCTGCGCTTTGTTTCTCCATAATAAAGTGCTCCTTCTGTAATCACCGTAGAGAACATCTCTTCCAAACACATGGCTTGTGCTGTCAATTGCAAAATATCAATGTCTGTATCTTTAGGTTTTCCTTTTTTATATTCTATGGGATAGACACGAAACAGACCACGGTGCCCATAGAGCTGTACACCATCATCTGCCCTATGAAACTCCACAATATCACAAACTCCACTGACTCCTAACACTCTGGAGTGAATTGGCATTCCACGACTGACAATGACATCGCTGCGTTTCTCTGTCAAATAAGAATCATGCGCCCGTTTGTGCAGCAATTGACCCTCTACCGTGTACACATTCTCCTGCCACTGCTGTTCAATATGAATCAACGCCCATTGTCTCCTGCAAAAAGCGAAATGTTGAATTCCCGAGAGCATTAGAAAATCATCTTCCTTGTACTCTGCCATCGACCTCACATCTTTCTTGATACTTCCACACTGTCCGGAATTTGTTCCTCATGAACAGAGACCGTATAATCCGAATATTTTCTCGGATAAATCACATCTTCCTTTCTTTCCACTTCAATAGCATCAAACAATCTGTATGCCGGGCAGTCGCCCAGTTCTTTACTGTGTTTAAATACGATTAACTCTCGAACAGCCATCTTTCCTCTGGCAGCAGAATGGTCAATCTCGAACATATTGATGATAGCTTCCCACAGGAGCTCTAAATCCTCTTCCGAAAATCCGGTCACCTTGCGTGCAAGATTTGCAGAGATATATCCCTCCACACGATATAATGCATAAGGTACAATATTCTTTCTTCCCATCTCCGTTTTCTTATTTTCTGCGTCTTTTTCTGTCGTAATCGCTACACGGGTTATTGTTACTTCCTGGCTGATAATCGGGTCAATGCTCCTTGCAAAACCAAGTTGCACCGGTCCCCTCACCTGTCCGCAGTTCAGTGCTGCTTTTACAAACGTGGTCATAACTGCACCAAAGGTTCGGATATCAAAGAAATTGCGGCACATGAAATCACGGATTTTACTGTCCACCTGAGGGTCTTTTTTCTTTAAATCCTTAATTCCCTTCTCATCTGTTCCGAGAAATTCGTATGCTGAACTATCACTGCGATTCAGCGGAACATCTTCTTTAATGTATATCTTATAGCCTTGTGCATCTTCCTTTACTGTCTCCACATAATTTCTGATTTTTCTCTTTAAACAAACATCCGTCACCAGGCCATATCCGCTCTCCGGATCAATTCTGGGCAGATTCCCCGCGTCCGGATCACCATTGGGATTTCCATTTTCCACATCAAATAATACAACAAATTCATACCTGTTTTTAATTGCTTCTGCCATATCTTAATCCTCCTTCGCTTTCTTTTCATAGCGTTTTCTTGTCTGATGGTAGTATCCGAGAACAAACATCCCCTGTTCTTCCAAAGATAAACGTCTGGGATAAGCATCCTTTTGCTCATCACTGACATAAATTTTTTCCTGAAGCTCCCCCAGCATTTTTTCATAATAGATTTTGATGCCTGGATTGCTTATTTTTTTAATATGGCTGTTTTCCAACTTGAATAGCACTGGAAAAATCGAAGCCGGTGTCGCGCACGCCGAATTAAAATACCGGTCTTTAATCGTGGCATTAATTCCCGGATTCGCCTCCTCCTGGATTGCTTCCAGCACTGCAAACGTCCTGCCCAGTGTATAGGCTACATTTGTACTGTTTTCATTAAGCGCCATAGTAATTTCCTCCTTATTCTGATGCCCGTTTTTCAACAGATATGCCTTTATGATTGCCGCACGACCCCGTGTAATTTTGTAAATACGGCTGTCGCTGTCATCCTGCTCTGCACGAATTCTTCCCAAAACCGCCTGATACAAGGAGGCCGGATAGCGACCGCCTGATATCACTGACTGATAGACTGCCCCCGGCAGACTGGGAACAGGTTTTTTATCCCTGGACTTTTTATTAACCGTCTCCTGAAGCATCCTCCAAATACCCAGGTACTCCATCTGGTCTGCCTCCGGTTTCGCAATTTCCATCCTCCCGTAATGCGCTTTGATATTTTTTAAAATATTCCCAAAGCTGTCCTGATAAAAGAAACGAACCGCGATTCTGGCAGCATTGGGAGACACCCCTAAGATATAAAATCTCTGTTCCGGAGATAATGCCTTTTCTACCTCGTCCACTACGATCGCACGGCCCATCGCCAGATTTTTAAATACGCCGTCGACAATCTCCTGATTTTCCATTGTCGGCTCTGTGGCACAGGCAAATACATTTTGATAGACTTCCTCACCATCTTCCGACCAATATACGATCATCGTATCCCCTATAGCAGTGGCATGCCTTCGATCAGCCAGCAGATAATTCAATGCTGTTGTATACGCATAGACCGCATAATTTCCAACCGGAGCATTGTAACTCTGCTCTTTTCCATAAGATTCAAAGGCCGGCGCATTAAAAGATACCAGTGACGCCCCGCTGGGCTGCGCTCCCGGAACACCTTTGATCAACCCATGGGTTCTGGCAATCTGTGTTTTATCACCTGTCACCAGACAAGTCCCCGATTTCGCATGCCCATCATGATCTTCATATTTTTCCCACGCCCGTCTTACCTCCGAATCCTCATGTACAAACCGACCTTCAACGGAAAAAATCAGATTGGCAACCTCGATAATATCTTCCAGATCTTCCTTCAATATGTCACACTCAGCTGCTTTTTCCGGCTGCCACTTTTCAAAATACTGTATGATTGCCCGCGCTGCTTTGCTGTCTGCCTGACCCAGAACATCCTGATGTTTCTGCGCAGCACACAAAAAACATTCCTTCGAACGATCCGGTTTTCCTTTGTTGTCTATCCCCAGTAAATAACTGGAATTATCACACAGAAAGTTAGCCGCTACCCCTGATGAGCGAGATATCATCTCCGGAACCACCATTTGTTGAGGTACCATAACCGTCTTTTTTCCGCGCTCTTCCAAAACCTTTAACGGAAGAACTCCTATCAACTCCCCTTCCGCAGAAAGATTCAATGCAAAGGATACCTTCGCCCTGCACCATCCCGGTTTCGTCACCTCTCCTCTCTCTACTAAAGCTTCGTAATACTGCACCAAAGACTGCAGGATCATCGAACCACCTCACAATCCCTCACATCGAGAACGCCACTTCTCATAACCGCCCGGAAAAACATTGGCTGAATATCCTCTGGATTGGAGTAGTCAAAATCATACAGCATGTATCCCAAATCTTTTTCCTGTCCTTCATATGCCGTAACGACCGGATCTTCTTCAAACAGTTCAAAATTTGCCGGAAATTCCCGGCATCCCAGATATGGTGTATGATAACATTCTCCCCGCCGTAGTCTTCTCATAATAATATCTTTAAATTTCCCCGGATTATCGCTGTCGTTAGCCTGACCCGACATATCAAAATGTGCCTCGATCACATATTCTACATCTTTCAACAGCACTGCCGCCCGCTGCACGATGTCATCCTTGCTGCATATGTATAAATCCTTATTTCCTCCATTCATTACATTTAAAACACTGCTGGCCTGTACCTTGCTTTTCACTTCATTTCTGCGAACACTGGTAAACTGGATTGGCTTTCTGACATGAATCCGGTCAATTCTCCAAATCATACCCGGGTGCCAATAGATTGCTTCCAGTACCCCTCGCGCCGCAGACGGTGTGATCACATCATAGCTACACCGTTCCACCTTCATCTCCGGTCTGGAAAACAATGCCATATCTCCCCAGACCCTAACTTTAACTCCTCGGCTCATACCTTCCTCCTTTCATGTATTTGATGAGATTAAAATATCACCGCCTCACCCCGGCTTACATTGATGGTCAATCCTTTTTCCCAGGTATACAGCCCCCGGTCTCTCAGCACATACAGTTCTAATGATTCTTTTTCTTCTATCTGCTCGAGCAATCCAGCTCCATTTAAAGCTTGAAAATCCTGTTCATATATATTGACACAATATTGCCCCGCATCTCGCAGCAACTGCCTGGAGCGTTCTCCCCATCGTATGCGTTCCGCAATTTTCTCAGCTTCCGACTTGACATCAATTAAAATAGTCTTTGTTCTATTTTCAATTAAATGAAAACTTTTTGCGACTGAGGCGAAGGGATACATACAGGAACGTGCTCCCTGCTCAAACTGTTCTATGATCTTCTTCTGATCCAGAGACTCTCCTTTATAGTAGAACAGCCTTCTGAAATATTCAGAAATAGCTTCCAGTGAAGCAATATCCTCATACTCTCCCGAAATCTCATTCCCCACAGCAATGGGAAGTTTCAACTCACCCGGAATATGAATATCTTCACTTTTTTCCATCGTAAAAACGACGGTCCTGCATTTGTCTCTTTCTTTTTTACCCTCCCGATTGCACCGGCCAGCTGCCTGTATTACAGAATCCACTCCAGCCATCTCTCGATATACCATTGGGAAATCAAAATCCACCCCCGCCTCCACAAGACTTGTTGCAATCAGACGGCATGGCAATCCCTCCCGAAGCCGTTCTTTTATTTCCTCTAAAATTTTCTTTCTATGATTCGGGTACATAAAAGTGGATAAATGATAGGTTCCCGGTTCTTTTAATATCTCATAAATCCGCTGCACCCGTTTTCTGCTGTTCAAAATACATAGCACCTGTGAAGCTTGAAGTAAATGTCCAGTCAACTCATCCACTGATAATTCTCCAATGTTTTGAATCGTAGTACGTCGAAAGAACTCATACTGTCCTTTCACGTCCGGGCATATCTCGCGTATCGAAAGCTGTGTCGGAAAAAACGGCTGCAGACTGGGCTGTGTAGCCGTGCAAATCACTGCACTGCTGTGATAATTGTACGTCAATTCACTGATCGCCTGTAAACACGGCTTTAAATATGGCACCGGCAGCATCTGCGCCTCATCAAAGATGATTACGCTGTTGGCAATATTGTGCAGTTTCCGGCATTGCGATGTGCGATTAGCAAACAGGGATTCAAAAAACTGTACATTGGTTGTTACCACCACCGGACTATCCCAATTTTCCGTTGCCAGCTGCCATAACTGCAGCTCTTTTGGATCCTCACAGACCACATTGCTGTGATGTTCCAAAACGTTTTTTCTTCCTAAAATCTCTTTAAATACCTGGGCATTTTGCTCAATAATACTGGTAAATGGGATGACATAGATAATACGTTCCAAATGATGTTCCAGCGCATGCCGCAGTGCAAATGCCAGAGAAGAAACAGTTTTCCCTCCACCTGTTGGTACCGTCAGCTGAAAAAGTCCCTGGTTTTCTGGTCCCATTTCCAGACATGCTTTTAAAATACCTGTTCGCCTTCCATTGACCGTATCTTTATCCGGATTATTCAGCCATGGAGCTATGTACTCTTGTAATCTTTTAAACAGAATATCAATAGAATCGTACTGGATACACCGGGATTTCCCTTTCATAAATTCCTCTGTATTCAAAAAATCGGCATCTACCACACAGGAAAAAAGCATCCGAATAAAAAAAGACATGCTGAAACCACCCTTTCCCAACGGGCGCAACGGTATCGCGGGAAAGGATGGAATAGAAATTTCCTGACTGTATATTTGATAGGCATCAACTTTTTTCCGCAGTCTTCCACAGAGGGTGGCTTCACCGCCTGCATCACCAACTGTTCCACCGTCTAAAAGACCAGAATGATGCCCTGAGACACAGTACGCTCCTATCAGATTATGAGCTTTTTCATTTAGTTCCACGGCACCCGCAGTAGCATGGTCCGTGATTGGACCGCCGTGCAACCGCTTCTGAAAACTGTCCGAATATTTTCCAAGATCGTGAAACAGTCCGCACCCTTCTCCCCATTCTTTACATCCGAAAACAGATGCAAAATCACCTGCCAATTTTGCAGTTTCTTCTAAATGATCTTTTAATGTTTGTTCTCTGAATTTATCGTCGCTGATATGGGCTAAGTACCTCACTTTTGTATTTTCTCCCTTGCCATCCAAATCATTTGTAAATTTGCACATTTTTCATTGATTAATTATAACATATATTGGAAAATAATGCCAAAAAACATTCTATTTTAAATGATTTTATGATATAGTATTAATGAAAAATTAATCTTACACGTCCGGATAGATTCTGAACATCTTTTCAAATATAATAACAACTATTATTATAAAATCATCTATTAGTATACCATTAAGATAAGTGCAGTTTTTAGTGCGAACATGAAGCAAACATAAATAACCCGGTTGATTCGCACCACAAAAGTGTACAAAAACTAGTATAGCATCTAAATACTTAATTAAATTTGAAAGTAAATTTAATGATATTACTAAAAAATTTGGTAAAAAGTAATAAATCCATTCGGAATTTTTGTGTATAATTGCAGTCGCTCCTTCGCGGGAGCATGGATTGAAATCATCGTCCCGCTTACGATAGCATGCCTGCTACGGGTCGCTCCTTCGCGGGAGCATGGATTGAAATCCTTGTACTCAATGTAAAGGGGAAACGTAAACTTCGTCGCTCCTTCGCGGGAGCATGGATTGAAATTATAAAAGTTATCCGGGGCAAAGAAACGTTCCGGGTCGCTCCTTCGCGGGAGCATGGATTGAAATAATCCAGTCGCAAGCGGGATGATTCTATCCTTAGTCGCTCCTTCGCGGGAGCATGGATTGAAATTCAAAAGCCCGTTAATGGCTGCCGGATTAACCTGTCGCTCCTTCGCGGGAGCATGGATTGAAATGTATGCGTATGTTTGTGCACTTGCTGATTTTTTGTCGCTCCTTCGCGGGAGCATGGATTGAAATCTGTGCATAAGCAACCTGCAAACCAAAAAAATCGTCGCTCCTTCGCGGGAGCATGGATTGAAATGCCATGCTGCGGTGCCGATCGGCACTTGTCCAGGTCGCTCCTTCGCGGGAGCATGGATTGAAATTGGTTGAAACCGTCACCCTCAAAATTTTCAATGGTCGCTCCTTCGCGGGAGCATGGATTGAAATCGTACAAGCTCTGCGGCCTGCCTGCGGTAATGCGGTCGCTCCTTCGCGGGAGCATGGATTGAAATTATAAGATGCGGGTTGATCGGTATAAGGGCGCACAGTCGCTCCTTCGCGGGAGCGTGGATTGAAATATTTGTTTGCTTCTTGGTTTGGGCATTTCCGGAATCGTCGCTCCTTCGCGGGAGCGTGGATTGAAATTTCTATAAGTTACAAGTTAATACTCTTCGAATTTGTCGCTCCTTCGCGGGAGCGTGGATTGAAATGTTATAGCCACTATTTACTGCCAACTTTCTTAGGTCGCTCCTTCGCGGGAGCGTGGATTGAAATTTGCGTTTCGCTTCCTCCAACGTAAGGTATTCTTCCGTCGCTCCTTCGCGGGAGCGTGGATTGAAATAAACATGATATCAGAAAGCTTCAGATTGATTACAGTCGCTCCTTCCCGGGAGCCTGGATTGAAATCGTAAGTGGGACGGTGTTCCGACGGGTAT
This window encodes:
- the cas4 gene encoding CRISPR-associated protein Cas4 — translated: MAEYKEDDFLMLSGIQHFAFCRRQWALIHIEQQWQENVYTVEGQLLHKRAHDSYLTEKRSDVIVSRGMPIHSRVLGVSGVCDIVEFHRADDGVQLYGHRGLFRVYPIEYKKGKPKDTDIDILQLTAQAMCLEEMFSTVITEGALYYGETKRREKIEFTDELRLQVKNSFEEMHQLYQKGYTPRVKWSKSCNACSLKDICIPKLGKSASVNTYIHNIITEDEK
- the cas8c gene encoding type I-C CRISPR-associated protein Cas8c/Csd1, with amino-acid sequence MILQSLVQYYEALVERGEVTKPGWCRAKVSFALNLSAEGELIGVLPLKVLEERGKKTVMVPQQMVVPEMISRSSGVAANFLCDNSSYLLGIDNKGKPDRSKECFLCAAQKHQDVLGQADSKAARAIIQYFEKWQPEKAAECDILKEDLEDIIEVANLIFSVEGRFVHEDSEVRRAWEKYEDHDGHAKSGTCLVTGDKTQIARTHGLIKGVPGAQPSGASLVSFNAPAFESYGKEQSYNAPVGNYAVYAYTTALNYLLADRRHATAIGDTMIVYWSEDGEEVYQNVFACATEPTMENQEIVDGVFKNLAMGRAIVVDEVEKALSPEQRFYILGVSPNAARIAVRFFYQDSFGNILKNIKAHYGRMEIAKPEADQMEYLGIWRMLQETVNKKSRDKKPVPSLPGAVYQSVISGGRYPASLYQAVLGRIRAEQDDSDSRIYKITRGRAAIIKAYLLKNGHQNKEEITMALNENSTNVAYTLGRTFAVLEAIQEEANPGINATIKDRYFNSACATPASIFPVLFKLENSHIKKISNPGIKIYYEKMLGELQEKIYVSDEQKDAYPRRLSLEEQGMFVLGYYHQTRKRYEKKAKED
- the cas3 gene encoding CRISPR-associated helicase Cas3', translated to MRYLAHISDDKFREQTLKDHLEETAKLAGDFASVFGCKEWGEGCGLFHDLGKYSDSFQKRLHGGPITDHATAGAVELNEKAHNLIGAYCVSGHHSGLLDGGTVGDAGGEATLCGRLRKKVDAYQIYSQEISIPSFPAIPLRPLGKGGFSMSFFIRMLFSCVVDADFLNTEEFMKGKSRCIQYDSIDILFKRLQEYIAPWLNNPDKDTVNGRRTGILKACLEMGPENQGLFQLTVPTGGGKTVSSLAFALRHALEHHLERIIYVIPFTSIIEQNAQVFKEILGRKNVLEHHSNVVCEDPKELQLWQLATENWDSPVVVTTNVQFFESLFANRTSQCRKLHNIANSVIIFDEAQMLPVPYLKPCLQAISELTYNYHSSAVICTATQPSLQPFFPTQLSIREICPDVKGQYEFFRRTTIQNIGELSVDELTGHLLQASQVLCILNSRKRVQRIYEILKEPGTYHLSTFMYPNHRKKILEEIKERLREGLPCRLIATSLVEAGVDFDFPMVYREMAGVDSVIQAAGRCNREGKKERDKCRTVVFTMEKSEDIHIPGELKLPIAVGNEISGEYEDIASLEAISEYFRRLFYYKGESLDQKKIIEQFEQGARSCMYPFASVAKSFHLIENRTKTILIDVKSEAEKIAERIRWGERSRQLLRDAGQYCVNIYEQDFQALNGAGLLEQIEEKESLELYVLRDRGLYTWEKGLTINVSRGEAVIF
- the cas7c gene encoding type I-C CRISPR-associated protein Cas7/Csd2, with product MAEAIKNRYEFVVLFDVENGNPNGDPDAGNLPRIDPESGYGLVTDVCLKRKIRNYVETVKEDAQGYKIYIKEDVPLNRSDSSAYEFLGTDEKGIKDLKKKDPQVDSKIRDFMCRNFFDIRTFGAVMTTFVKAALNCGQVRGPVQLGFARSIDPIISQEVTITRVAITTEKDAENKKTEMGRKNIVPYALYRVEGYISANLARKVTGFSEEDLELLWEAIINMFEIDHSAARGKMAVRELIVFKHSKELGDCPAYRLFDAIEVERKEDVIYPRKYSDYTVSVHEEQIPDSVEVSRKM
- the cas1c gene encoding type I-C CRISPR-associated endonuclease Cas1c, translated to MKKLLNTLYVTSPDCYLSLDGENIVVLDKDIEMGRVPLHNLEAVVSFGYRGVSPALMGECADRNIALCFLSPQGRFLARVTGSVKGNVLLRKRQYEVSRDKTISLKIAQNCILGKIYNSRWVLERAIRDHGLQIDLDKMKNASVILKQSLEYIMASQTIDQLRGYEGEAASVYFGVFDELILQQKKEFIFNGRNKRPPMDNVNAMLSFAYTLLTNMVASALESVGLDPYVGFMHTDRPGRVSLALDLVEELRAVFADRFVLTLINRKMLSGKDFTRKEDGAVIMNDKARKMFLSEWQNKKKEMITHPYLKEKVEWGMVPFVQSMLLARHLRGDLDAYPPFFWK
- the cas5c gene encoding type I-C CRISPR-associated protein Cas5c codes for the protein MSRGVKVRVWGDMALFSRPEMKVERCSYDVITPSAARGVLEAIYWHPGMIWRIDRIHVRKPIQFTSVRRNEVKSKVQASSVLNVMNGGNKDLYICSKDDIVQRAAVLLKDVEYVIEAHFDMSGQANDSDNPGKFKDIIMRRLRRGECYHTPYLGCREFPANFELFEEDPVVTAYEGQEKDLGYMLYDFDYSNPEDIQPMFFRAVMRSGVLDVRDCEVVR